The Pogona vitticeps strain Pit_001003342236 chromosome 3, PviZW2.1, whole genome shotgun sequence genome includes a window with the following:
- the LOC144588055 gene encoding uncharacterized protein LOC144588055 — protein sequence MPPPPSGPFSRCVVCSGKIPFQDGHDTCLFCLGESHSPQNCRHCQAFTKAALKARQQRLKLHLWDSALSASKPSTMELPSTASPPEPQATSEATVSELPTAPKPSKKPAKKASSSKAVPTKPPKKAKPPSKNKFSTDYLDAVGTSLPSLILDDASRDKESVSEATTSLPPRQPEPVLPLGVQSPTPSQLVLATTSLGLAPFSPVSTGRASMAHSISPSPSRASSPPAKKTEKKKHLSKDRRRAAHKEDRHRKSRRRRRSSSGEPSSSSPHRRKYRRRRRRDSSSLSSSSSSSSDRRHRRRRVKYVYLSSSGSTPPRRRRHRRKHDVDDIHRPVPLPTKPPVPPTLPAPLPSAGSAAPAISAPTVGVEHRPRKRAHESSSDDDQPFSSQQSGSDDDLPPQPTPIPLPVGETVESDTGDPHDPSPSEDFSSYSQMLSRLAKTLKLPVDEPPPPEEDLIFGDITKERTPPPSLSYLPSLLKIIKELWDRPSSSIPLPRRTENMYKIIGDDTKFLLKHPIPNSLIVETSCSKPTGRSHVIPTNKEGKKLEMIGRRIYSLVSFLLRIANYQMALGAYQKQLWLKLLPGLQLLPDDVRQGYLNTFEEAQTVSKHQRIATRHSVEAAARILVSSVTLRRHAWLRSANILDDVKSKIEDLPFDASGLFNEKTDSHLEDLHKAKKTAKSYFIQSQPKFTRYQWKRSPHQFGQSQPFRQFKPQSQPTSSQGSTPTSTYRGQPSHRRQSFKPPAKKHKQYL from the coding sequence ATGCCCCCTCCGCCATCCGGACCCTTTAGCCGTTGTGTCGTCTGCTCGGGCAAGATCCCTTTTCAGGACGGGCACGACACGTGTCTTTTTTGTCTGGGTGAATCCCATTCTCCCCAGAATTGTAGGCATTGCCAAGCGTTTACTAAGGCGGCATTGAAAGCTAGACAACAGCGCCTTAAGCTGCACTTGTGGGACTCTGCCCTATCGGCGTCCAAACCTTCGACTATGGAGCTCCCATCCACCGCCTCCCCGCCTGAACCCCAAGCTACTTCGGAGGCTACGGTTTCAGAGTTGCCTACTGCTCCTAAACCGTCCAAAAAACCAGCTAAGAAAGCGTCTTCTTCTAAGGCTGTTCCCACTAAGCCCCCCAAGAAGGCTAAGCCACCTTCGAAGAATAAGTTTTCCACCGATTATTTAGACGCCGTCGGGACTTCTCTCCCCTCTTTAATCTTGGATGATGCGTCCCGGGATAAAGAGTCTGTGTCGGAGGCGACAACTTCACTCCCTCCGCGACAGCCTGAGCCTGTTTTACCCCTTGGCGTACAGTCTCCTACGCCAAGCCAGCTTGTCCTTGCAACCACAAGCTTGGGTCTAGCCCCTTTTAGCCCTGTTTCCACCGGGCGGGCTTCAATGGCTCATTCCATCTCTCCGTCGCCGTCGAGAGCGAGTTCGCCTCCGGCCAAGAAAACGGAGAAAAAGAAGCACCTGTCTAAGGATCGACGTCGAGCGGCTCACAAAGAGGATCGTCATCGAAAATCCCGCCGCCGACGTCGTTCCTCCTCGGGGGAGCCGTCTTCATCTAGCCCTCACAGGAGGAAGTATCGTCGACGTCGACGACGCGACTCTTCCTCTctctcgtcgtcgtcgtcttcatCCTCTGATAGACGCCATCGACGTCGACGGGTGAAATATGTCTACCTTTCCTCCTCCGGGTCTACTCCTCCCCGTCGTCGCAGACATCGTCGTAAACACGACGTCGACGACATTCATCGGCCAGTACCACTCCCTACCAAGCCGCCTGTTCCACCAACCCTACCCGCACCGCTTCCATCAGCGGGTTCGGCTGCGCCTGCGATTTCTGCTCCTACCGTCGGGGTCGAGCATCGACCTCGGAAAAGAGCCCACGAATCCTCATCTGATGATGACCAGCCCTTTTCATCACAGCAGTCGGGCTCCGATGACGACCTCCCTCCACAGCCTACACCTATTCCATTGCCAGTGGGGGAGACGGTCGAATCCGATACTGGTGATCCTCACGACCCCTCCCCCTCGGAGGACTTCTCTTCATATTCTCAAATGTTATCTAGACTGGCAAAGACCCTTAAACTACCAGTGGATGAACCCCCTCCTCCAGAGGAGGACCTTATTTTTGGGGACATCACCAAGGAACGTACTCCGCCTCCTAGTCTCTCCTATTTGCCCTCTTTACTCAAGATTATTAAAGAGCTATGGGATCGCCCATCATCTTCAATTCCCTTACCAAGGCGTACTGAGAATATGTATAAAATCATTGGGGACGACACTAAATTCCTTTTGAAACATCCTATTCCCAATTCTCTGATTGTTGAGACCAGCTGCTCAAAGCCTACAGGACGCTCGCATGTCATCCCCACCAATAAGGAGGGTAAAAAGTTAGAGATGATTGGGAGACGGATCTACTCTTTGGTCTCCTTTCTACTTCGCATCGCTAATTATCAAATGGCTTTAGGTGCTTACCAGAAACAGCTGTGGCTTAAACTCCTCCCAGGATTACAGCTGTTGCCTGATGATGTGCGGCAGGGCTATCTTAACACCTTTGAAGAGGCCCAAACGGTGTCCAAGCATCAGAGGATCGCCACTCGCCATTCCGTCGAGGCAGCAGCTCGTATCCTCGTCTCTTCGGTCACCTTACGCAGGCATGCCTGGCTTCGATCAGCAAATATTTTAGACGATGTGAAGTCAAAAATTGAGGATTTGCCATTCGATGCCTCTGGTCTGTTTAATGAAAAGACAGATAGTCACCTTGAAGATCTGCACAAAGCCAAAAAGACTGCTAAATCTTATTTCATTCAGTCTCAGCCGAAATTTACCAGGTACCAATGGAAAAGATCTCCTCACCAATTTGGTCAGTCGCAACCCTTTAGACAATTTAAACCTCAGTCTCAGCCTACGTCCTCACAGGGCAGTACTCCTACTTCCACCTACCGCGGACAGCCTTCTCATCGTCGTCAGTCCTTCAAACCACCCGCTAAAAAACataaacagtacctttga